The Dethiosulfovibrio peptidovorans DSM 11002 genome has a window encoding:
- the rpsO gene encoding 30S ribosomal protein S15 codes for MLSKEEKNVIIEDFHSHSTDTGSPEVQVAILTKRIRDLTEHLKVHKHDFHSKKGLLTMVGRRRKMLRYLRNKDFNRYKTLIERLGLRH; via the coding sequence ATGCTTTCCAAAGAAGAGAAGAACGTAATTATCGAGGATTTTCACTCCCATTCCACCGATACCGGATCTCCCGAGGTCCAGGTGGCGATCCTTACCAAGAGGATCAGGGATCTGACCGAACATCTCAAGGTGCACAAGCACGACTTCCACTCCAAGAAGGGGCTTCTTACCATGGTCGGACGTCGTAGGAAGATGTTGAGATACCTCAGGAACAAGGATTTCAACAGATACAAGACTCTTATCGAGAGGCTCGGCCTGAGACACTAA
- the infC gene encoding translation initiation factor IF-3, producing MAKKLSDEPRVNEEITAREVLVIDDQGGKLGVLPINEALDLSAGKELDLVEVAPGAKPPVCRILDYGKFRYQQQKREKDARKKQKTQTLKEMKMRPKIDEHDYNFKTKAIRSFLENGHRVKVSIFFRGREMAFLDRGKEVLDRVAKDCEDLGKMEGFPRMEGRYMRMMITPVQQKEVKKSPKSESDQGEE from the coding sequence ATAGCTAAGAAACTTTCTGACGAGCCGAGAGTTAACGAGGAGATAACCGCACGAGAGGTCCTGGTTATAGACGATCAAGGTGGAAAATTGGGAGTCCTTCCCATAAACGAAGCCCTGGATCTGTCGGCAGGAAAGGAACTGGACCTGGTGGAGGTGGCTCCGGGAGCCAAGCCGCCGGTCTGCCGCATCCTGGATTATGGTAAGTTCAGGTATCAGCAGCAGAAGCGGGAGAAGGACGCTCGTAAGAAACAGAAGACCCAGACTCTCAAGGAAATGAAGATGCGTCCGAAGATCGACGAACACGATTACAACTTCAAAACCAAGGCCATTAGGAGTTTCCTGGAGAACGGTCACAGGGTGAAGGTCTCCATATTCTTCAGGGGTAGGGAGATGGCGTTTCTGGATCGCGGCAAGGAAGTGCTGGACAGAGTAGCCAAGGACTGCGAGGACCTCGGCAAGATGGAGGGCTTCCCCCGCATGGAAGGACGTTACATGCGGATGATGATAACTCCGGTCCAGCAGAAAGAGGTCAAAAAATCCCCTAAGAGCGAAAGCGATCAGGGGGAAGAGTAA
- the rplT gene encoding 50S ribosomal protein L20 has product MRVAAASSSDRKRKKLFSITKGYFGRKKNVYRRAREAFLHSLTRMYADRKLRKRDFRRLWITRINAAARINGMNYSNLINGLKKAGVEVNRKMLADLAVNDMPAFEALAVKAKEALNQA; this is encoded by the coding sequence ATGCGTGTTGCTGCTGCCAGCTCTAGCGATAGAAAACGCAAAAAGCTGTTTTCCATAACTAAAGGTTATTTCGGAAGAAAGAAGAACGTCTATCGTCGTGCCAGGGAGGCTTTCCTTCACTCACTGACCAGGATGTATGCCGACAGAAAGCTTCGCAAGAGGGACTTCCGTCGTCTTTGGATAACCAGGATCAATGCTGCGGCCAGGATCAACGGTATGAACTACAGCAATCTGATCAACGGCTTGAAGAAGGCCGGCGTGGAGGTCAACCGCAAGATGCTTGCGGACCTTGCCGTAAACGACATGCCCGCCTTCGAGGCCCTAGCCGTCAAGGCCAAAGAGGCCTTGAACCAGGCGTAG
- the rpmI gene encoding 50S ribosomal protein L35 yields MPKMKTHSGAKKRFSFTGTGKVSYKKSGRAHILRTKNARRLRRLRQDGILNDTLTETMKKMMPYA; encoded by the coding sequence ATGCCTAAGATGAAAACCCACTCCGGCGCTAAAAAGCGTTTTTCTTTCACCGGAACGGGAAAGGTATCCTATAAGAAATCCGGTCGCGCTCACATTCTCAGGACGAAGAACGCAAGACGCCTTCGTCGCCTTCGTCAGGACGGTATCCTTAACGATACTTTGACCGAGACGATGAAGAAAATGATGCCCTACGCCTAA
- a CDS encoding TrkH family potassium uptake protein, with protein sequence MILIGALLLWGFNYLGDMPISPLDALFTSTSAVCVTGLAVVDTGRDLVFSSQATLLLLIQLGGLGVMTAATFTLFLLRRPIGIRQRLLFAGGMGLEGPSGAVRLVARIVKMTLVIECLAAIPLFFVFSETMSSMDSLWCSIFHSISAFCNAGFSLFSDSLEGYATGWLVPAVVMFLIILGGVGFIVLWELGEWFRGRKRLSIHTRLVLVVTVSLVFFGAAVLALTEWDGLLRGLSVPMKIWNVLFASVTSRTAGFNTLPTVELSSLGAFLIMILMMIGASPGSTGGGMKTTTFGLLVSSAFFNTRGDSNLVLWHRSVPQKLVLRAMMLAFLYVATVLFGILLLNLVEDMSFRSLAFEVVSAIGTVGLSMGVTAGLSPAGKWILILLMFWGRVGILTFLFSLADSDESSKVSYAETSIPIG encoded by the coding sequence TTGATTTTGATAGGAGCCCTTCTGCTATGGGGTTTCAACTATCTGGGAGATATGCCTATCTCTCCGTTGGACGCCCTTTTCACCTCCACTTCCGCTGTCTGCGTGACCGGTCTGGCCGTGGTAGATACCGGCAGGGACCTGGTCTTTTCGTCTCAGGCGACACTCCTTCTTCTGATTCAGCTGGGAGGTCTGGGAGTTATGACCGCGGCGACCTTCACCCTTTTTCTACTGCGTCGTCCCATAGGGATAAGACAGAGGCTTCTCTTTGCCGGAGGCATGGGGCTTGAGGGTCCCTCCGGTGCGGTGAGACTCGTAGCCCGTATAGTGAAGATGACCCTTGTGATCGAGTGCTTAGCGGCTATTCCGCTTTTTTTCGTTTTCAGCGAGACCATGTCCTCCATGGATTCCCTGTGGTGTTCGATCTTTCACAGCATCAGCGCCTTCTGCAACGCCGGTTTTTCCCTCTTCAGCGATAGCCTGGAGGGTTACGCTACGGGATGGCTTGTCCCGGCGGTGGTGATGTTTCTCATAATTCTAGGCGGTGTCGGCTTCATCGTTTTGTGGGAGCTAGGTGAGTGGTTCAGAGGTAGAAAAAGGCTTTCCATCCATACCAGGCTAGTGCTGGTGGTAACCGTATCGTTGGTTTTTTTCGGAGCGGCCGTTCTCGCCTTGACCGAATGGGATGGCCTGCTGAGAGGGCTTTCGGTTCCCATGAAGATATGGAACGTCCTTTTCGCCTCCGTTACCTCTCGTACCGCCGGATTCAACACCTTGCCGACCGTCGAGCTGTCCTCTCTAGGGGCTTTTCTGATCATGATCCTGATGATGATAGGAGCTTCGCCTGGCTCTACGGGAGGGGGAATGAAGACAACTACCTTCGGGCTTCTGGTCTCCTCCGCTTTTTTCAACACGAGAGGCGACTCCAATCTGGTGCTTTGGCACAGAAGTGTTCCTCAAAAGCTCGTGCTGAGGGCGATGATGCTCGCTTTCCTCTACGTGGCCACGGTTTTATTTGGTATACTCCTTCTGAACTTGGTGGAGGATATGTCGTTCAGGAGCTTGGCCTTCGAGGTCGTCTCGGCCATCGGCACGGTGGGGCTTTCCATGGGGGTTACTGCGGGGCTCTCCCCTGCTGGAAAATGGATTCTCATACTCCTGATGTTCTGGGGTAGGGTGGGGATCCTAACCTTCCTGTTCAGCCTCGCGGACAGCGACGAGTCCAGCAAGGTCAGCTACGCCGAGACCTCTATACCTATAGGATAG
- a CDS encoding polyribonucleotide nucleotidyltransferase, with amino-acid sequence MQDIYRVRIGEEELVFETGKVAKQANGSVWARQGDTVILTTACMTDKPREGLDFFPLLVDFEERFYSAGKIPGGFIKREGRPSQTAILSARVIDRSIRSLFESWMRHDVHVVSTVLSVDQHNPPNILAINAASAALTISDIPWGGPVGAVRIGYIDGSLVVNPTEEMMENSSLELVVSGHSDGITMVEAGAQEVPEDLLVDAMELAQGEIKRIVDLQLRMREEIGKDKIVIDPPVRVPEIDCWVETNLKSDIAEAVMIHDKKQRGAAIRALEDRAREHFAEEFPDKGGYISGAVEHWVKAMMRKITVTEKRRADGRKTDELRSLSCEVDVLPKVHGSAVFTRGETQSLATATLGMLGEDDQLIDGLKHNEPNKSFLLHYNFPPYSVGEVRPMRGPGRREIGHGALAERALTPIIPDDTEFPYVVRVVSDILESNGSSSQASICGGSLALMSAGVPIKRHVAGIAMGLIKEGDDVVVLTDIQGLEDHYGDMDFKVAGTREGVTALQMDNKAGGITREILKQALGQAKDARMAILDVMEQAISNPGDLSPNAPRMYTMMINVDKIRDVIGPGGKVIRGITQETGAKVNIDDDGQILIAGASQEEVNAAIKMIDDIVREVQAGEVFQGKVTRLMAFGAFVEVLPGKEGLLHVSEISTHRVGKVEDVFKPGDPVLVMVREIDDMGRINLTRKKILADEAKVKEAGLESCLSFEAERDEAIAALPPAPAGNDRRRPGGDDRRRGGNGGRRNDRR; translated from the coding sequence ATGCAGGATATCTATCGAGTGAGAATTGGAGAAGAAGAGCTGGTCTTCGAGACCGGTAAGGTAGCCAAGCAGGCTAACGGATCTGTATGGGCTAGACAGGGCGACACGGTCATCCTTACGACCGCTTGTATGACCGATAAGCCGAGAGAGGGGCTGGATTTCTTCCCCCTTCTGGTCGACTTCGAGGAACGATTTTACTCCGCAGGGAAGATCCCCGGCGGTTTTATAAAGAGGGAGGGGCGTCCTTCCCAGACCGCCATCCTGAGTGCCAGGGTTATAGACAGGTCGATTCGTTCTCTTTTCGAGAGCTGGATGAGGCACGACGTACACGTGGTTTCCACCGTCCTGTCGGTGGACCAGCATAATCCGCCTAATATACTGGCAATAAACGCAGCTTCTGCGGCCCTGACCATATCCGATATCCCATGGGGTGGTCCTGTAGGTGCTGTACGTATAGGCTACATAGACGGTTCCCTGGTGGTTAACCCCACGGAGGAGATGATGGAGAACAGTTCTTTGGAGCTGGTCGTCTCCGGTCATTCCGACGGAATCACAATGGTCGAGGCGGGGGCCCAGGAGGTCCCGGAGGATCTTCTGGTGGACGCCATGGAGCTTGCCCAAGGAGAGATAAAGAGGATCGTCGATCTCCAGCTACGCATGAGAGAGGAGATCGGCAAGGACAAGATCGTAATAGATCCTCCCGTCAGGGTCCCCGAGATAGATTGCTGGGTGGAGACGAATCTCAAATCCGATATCGCCGAAGCCGTTATGATACACGACAAGAAACAGAGAGGCGCCGCCATTAGAGCTCTGGAAGATAGAGCTCGGGAGCATTTTGCCGAGGAGTTCCCCGATAAGGGAGGATATATATCCGGTGCCGTCGAGCATTGGGTTAAGGCTATGATGCGCAAGATCACCGTGACGGAGAAGCGCCGCGCCGACGGTCGAAAGACCGACGAACTCCGTTCTCTGAGCTGCGAGGTCGACGTCCTTCCCAAGGTCCACGGATCCGCAGTGTTTACCAGAGGGGAGACCCAGTCTCTGGCGACGGCCACTTTAGGCATGTTGGGTGAGGACGATCAGCTCATAGACGGTCTCAAGCACAACGAGCCGAACAAGAGCTTCCTGCTTCACTACAACTTTCCGCCCTACTCGGTGGGAGAGGTCCGTCCAATGAGAGGACCGGGCCGAAGGGAGATAGGACACGGTGCCTTAGCGGAGAGGGCCTTGACTCCCATTATCCCCGACGATACCGAATTTCCCTACGTGGTCAGGGTGGTATCGGATATCCTTGAATCCAACGGTTCTAGTTCCCAGGCCTCTATATGTGGGGGAAGCCTGGCCCTCATGAGTGCCGGAGTTCCCATAAAGAGGCATGTTGCCGGCATTGCGATGGGACTGATCAAAGAGGGAGACGACGTCGTAGTTCTCACCGATATACAGGGACTGGAGGACCACTACGGCGATATGGACTTCAAAGTCGCCGGTACCCGCGAAGGGGTCACTGCCCTTCAGATGGACAACAAAGCCGGAGGGATAACCAGGGAAATACTGAAGCAGGCTTTAGGACAGGCCAAAGACGCCAGGATGGCGATCCTTGACGTTATGGAGCAGGCCATATCCAACCCCGGGGATCTCTCTCCCAACGCTCCCAGGATGTACACTATGATGATAAACGTGGATAAGATCCGAGACGTTATAGGGCCTGGAGGTAAGGTTATCAGGGGGATTACCCAGGAGACGGGGGCCAAGGTCAACATAGACGATGACGGTCAGATTCTGATTGCCGGAGCCTCCCAGGAAGAGGTCAACGCGGCGATAAAGATGATCGACGACATAGTCAGAGAGGTTCAGGCCGGAGAGGTATTCCAGGGCAAGGTGACCCGTCTCATGGCCTTCGGAGCCTTCGTGGAGGTCCTGCCAGGCAAGGAGGGATTGCTCCACGTCAGCGAGATCAGCACTCACAGGGTAGGAAAGGTAGAGGATGTATTCAAGCCCGGAGATCCTGTGCTGGTGATGGTCCGAGAGATCGACGATATGGGCAGGATAAACCTGACCAGAAAGAAGATCCTGGCCGACGAGGCAAAGGTCAAGGAAGCCGGACTGGAGTCCTGTTTGTCCTTCGAGGCCGAGAGGGACGAGGCCATAGCTGCCCTGCCTCCCGCACCTGCCGGAAACGACAGGCGTAGGCCTGGCGGAGACGATCGTCGAAGAGGCGGTAACGGCGGTCGTAGAAACGATCGCAGATAA
- a CDS encoding DegQ family serine endoprotease, translated as MRDVKNIKSRVLFSALMVFVLALSAVSAQAQDVYTGNPVSAIFEQASPAVVNIDTEAMVRQSVSPFGDDPFFREFFGDRFKEFSRMVPMRGKGSGFIVSEDGKILTNNHVVADADTITVTLSDGRTFDAKIVGKDPTFDLAVLKIEAKNLPILELGDSEATKVGEWAVAIGNPLGLEHTVTVGVVSAKNRSIHARNFNFDGFIQTDAAINPGNSGGPLLNMDGKVIGINTAIIPYAQGIGFAIPVNMAKQVMDDIVRYGKVRRGWLGVYIQPVTRDFAKAYKLDGTDGAVVSDVVPDSPAAKAGLKRGDVIISIDGKKVKDHQDFVMKVRHRMAGDEVALKVVRRGKERTLKAKLSEVDDSAGFGEVSGSGEIDSLGVKVAVITGQLKDKYDLPSEDGLVILSVEERSSAAMAGLKEGDVILEANGHSLKTPSDLGRALKNEKGNAVLLVRRDGRTTFISITLRR; from the coding sequence ATGAGGGATGTAAAAAATATCAAATCGAGAGTTCTTTTTTCAGCTTTGATGGTGTTCGTCCTTGCATTGTCCGCCGTGTCCGCTCAGGCCCAGGACGTCTATACAGGCAACCCCGTGTCCGCCATATTCGAGCAGGCTTCTCCCGCTGTGGTCAACATAGATACGGAGGCCATGGTGAGGCAGAGCGTGTCTCCCTTCGGAGACGATCCTTTCTTTAGGGAGTTCTTCGGCGATAGGTTCAAGGAGTTCTCCAGGATGGTCCCTATGAGAGGCAAGGGATCCGGTTTCATCGTCAGCGAGGACGGCAAGATCCTTACGAACAACCATGTCGTGGCCGATGCCGATACAATAACGGTAACTCTCTCGGACGGCAGGACTTTCGACGCCAAGATAGTGGGGAAGGATCCGACCTTCGATCTAGCGGTTTTGAAGATAGAGGCGAAGAATCTTCCGATCCTCGAGTTGGGAGACTCGGAGGCCACCAAGGTCGGCGAGTGGGCCGTGGCCATAGGAAATCCACTCGGTCTGGAACATACCGTCACAGTGGGAGTTGTCTCGGCCAAGAACAGGAGTATCCACGCCAGAAACTTCAATTTCGACGGTTTCATACAGACCGATGCGGCCATAAACCCCGGTAACAGCGGGGGGCCACTTTTGAACATGGACGGCAAGGTGATCGGTATAAATACGGCCATAATCCCTTACGCCCAGGGCATAGGATTCGCTATACCGGTGAACATGGCAAAACAGGTCATGGACGATATAGTCCGTTACGGCAAGGTCAGGAGAGGTTGGCTCGGCGTCTATATACAGCCGGTAACGAGGGACTTCGCCAAGGCCTATAAGCTCGATGGAACCGACGGAGCCGTGGTCAGCGACGTGGTTCCCGATTCTCCAGCGGCCAAGGCCGGATTGAAGAGGGGAGACGTCATAATCTCCATCGACGGGAAGAAGGTCAAGGACCATCAGGATTTCGTTATGAAGGTCCGTCATCGTATGGCGGGAGACGAGGTCGCCTTGAAGGTAGTTCGCCGAGGAAAGGAGAGGACCTTGAAGGCCAAGCTCTCCGAGGTGGACGATTCCGCTGGGTTCGGCGAGGTGTCCGGGTCGGGAGAGATCGACAGCCTTGGGGTCAAGGTGGCAGTCATCACAGGCCAGCTAAAGGATAAGTATGATCTTCCGTCGGAAGACGGTCTGGTTATACTGTCGGTTGAGGAGCGGTCCTCCGCTGCTATGGCCGGACTGAAGGAGGGAGACGTTATCCTGGAGGCCAACGGCCATTCCCTGAAGACCCCCTCCGATCTTGGCAGGGCCCTGAAGAACGAAAAGGGTAACGCCGTGTTGTTGGTGAGAAGGGACGGAAGGACCACCTTCATCTCCATAACTCTGAGACGTTAG
- the thrS gene encoding threonine--tRNA ligase, whose product MYRFSGPAGQLLESEKAVVGDILKEWKLDKGALAAKVNGEELDLDVEVSCDASVEPITSDTEEGLEILRHSTAHLLAQAATRLFPGAVVAIGPVIKDGFYYDIEFKEPISEADLPALEKEMRRIVKRGIPLKRQRVSREEAIELFKERKDLYKVEILEGIDDDSVNLYWQDEYVDLCRGPHVPNTRVLQNFKLLSVAGAYWRGDENNIMLTRIYGTAFATKEDLEAYVTRMEEAKKRDHRKIGRELGLFSLHKEGPGFPFFHPKGMVVINTLIDFWSKVHRKNGYDQIRTPMILNRDLWIQSGHWDHYRENMYFTEIDDQPYAIKPMNCPGGILVYKSDLHSYRDLPLRLGELGIVHRHEKSGVLHGLMRVRCFTQDDAHHYCTPDQIKDEVSLIMDMVDYIYSEVFGFKFHVELSTRPDNSMGSDEMWELAEKSLREVLEERGTTYVLNPGDGAFYGPKIDFHLEDCIGRTWQCGTIQLDFQMPEKFDVTYIGSDGKEHRPAMLHRTILGSIERFLGILIEHYAGAFPFWIAPVQVKVLAVGDDHVDYAKDLKALLQDREYRVELDCRDEKLGRKIRDAQMEKVPFMLVVGDKELETGTVSVRDRSEGDKGSMSKEDLLELLKGQFSPL is encoded by the coding sequence ATGTATCGTTTTTCCGGTCCCGCCGGGCAGCTTCTCGAGTCGGAGAAAGCTGTCGTCGGCGATATCTTAAAGGAATGGAAGCTTGACAAGGGAGCTCTCGCGGCCAAGGTGAACGGAGAGGAGCTGGATCTCGACGTAGAGGTCTCCTGCGATGCCTCGGTGGAGCCCATAACCTCCGATACCGAAGAGGGTCTGGAGATACTGAGACACTCGACCGCCCATCTCTTGGCCCAGGCCGCCACCAGACTGTTCCCTGGAGCAGTGGTCGCAATAGGTCCGGTGATAAAGGACGGTTTCTACTACGACATAGAGTTCAAGGAGCCCATCTCAGAGGCGGATCTGCCCGCACTGGAGAAGGAGATGCGCAGGATAGTCAAGAGGGGAATACCTCTGAAGCGCCAGCGAGTCTCCAGAGAGGAGGCCATCGAGCTCTTCAAGGAAAGGAAGGATCTCTATAAGGTCGAGATCCTGGAGGGAATAGACGACGATTCGGTCAATCTATACTGGCAGGACGAATACGTCGATCTCTGTCGGGGTCCTCACGTGCCCAACACCAGGGTGCTCCAGAACTTCAAGCTTCTCTCCGTCGCCGGTGCCTATTGGAGAGGCGACGAAAACAACATCATGCTTACCCGTATATATGGAACCGCCTTCGCCACCAAGGAGGATCTGGAGGCCTACGTCACCAGGATGGAGGAGGCTAAAAAGAGGGATCACCGCAAGATCGGTCGTGAGCTTGGCTTGTTCTCTCTCCACAAGGAAGGTCCGGGGTTCCCGTTTTTCCATCCCAAGGGTATGGTGGTGATAAACACCCTAATCGACTTCTGGAGCAAGGTGCACAGAAAGAACGGTTACGATCAGATAAGGACTCCCATGATTCTTAACAGGGATCTGTGGATACAGTCGGGGCACTGGGATCATTACAGGGAAAACATGTATTTTACCGAGATAGACGATCAGCCCTACGCCATAAAACCGATGAATTGCCCCGGAGGAATCTTGGTCTATAAGTCGGATCTTCATAGCTATAGAGATCTTCCCCTCAGGCTCGGCGAGCTCGGGATCGTCCATAGACACGAGAAGTCCGGAGTGTTGCACGGTCTGATGAGGGTCCGTTGTTTCACCCAGGACGACGCACATCACTATTGCACCCCCGATCAGATCAAGGACGAGGTCTCCCTGATCATGGACATGGTGGACTACATATACTCCGAGGTGTTCGGCTTCAAGTTCCACGTGGAACTGTCAACCAGGCCGGATAACTCTATGGGCAGCGACGAGATGTGGGAGTTGGCCGAGAAGTCCCTGAGAGAGGTGCTGGAGGAGAGGGGAACTACCTACGTCCTCAACCCCGGAGACGGAGCTTTCTACGGTCCCAAGATAGACTTTCACCTGGAGGACTGCATAGGTAGGACCTGGCAGTGCGGGACTATCCAGCTCGACTTCCAGATGCCGGAGAAGTTCGACGTCACCTATATAGGCTCGGACGGGAAGGAACATCGTCCTGCCATGCTCCATAGGACCATATTGGGAAGCATCGAGCGTTTCCTTGGCATACTGATAGAGCACTACGCAGGGGCCTTCCCCTTCTGGATCGCTCCCGTTCAGGTGAAGGTCCTCGCCGTAGGGGACGATCACGTCGATTACGCCAAGGATTTGAAGGCTTTGCTCCAGGATCGGGAGTATAGGGTTGAACTGGACTGTCGGGACGAAAAGCTCGGTAGGAAGATCAGAGACGCTCAGATGGAGAAGGTCCCTTTCATGCTGGTCGTCGGAGACAAAGAGCTGGAGACCGGTACCGTCTCAGTGAGAGACCGGTCCGAAGGGGATAAGGGATCCATGAGTAAGGAGGATCTACTGGAGCTGCTTAAAGGGCAGTTCTCCCCCTTATAG
- a CDS encoding response regulator transcription factor, giving the protein MRILMIGDKDNVGVGESQNLFSDLSREFTVVRISDPEEGLEMLKSNKYDCVIIDRKDAEDNCGMDLVDFNKESGMGLPILIISANKTVDDLVAMFERGADDYVASPCDGREIIARVHSLIRRSAQCHRPLLTCGRLILDPVARECKVDGTSVPLRRREFDILEILMRHDNQVFSRERIISEVWQKEYDGTSNVVDVHIKYLRDKLREHKMDSIVVTVRGVGYKVQCSECS; this is encoded by the coding sequence ATGAGAATTCTTATGATAGGGGATAAGGACAACGTAGGCGTCGGTGAAAGCCAGAATCTTTTCAGCGATCTATCTCGAGAGTTTACGGTAGTCCGCATCAGCGATCCAGAGGAGGGCCTGGAGATGCTGAAATCCAACAAGTACGACTGCGTCATAATAGACAGAAAAGACGCTGAGGATAACTGCGGAATGGACCTGGTCGACTTCAACAAGGAAAGTGGAATGGGACTGCCTATATTGATAATATCGGCCAACAAGACCGTGGACGACCTGGTCGCCATGTTTGAGAGAGGGGCCGACGATTACGTGGCCTCACCCTGCGACGGAAGAGAGATCATCGCCAGAGTGCATTCTCTCATAAGAAGAAGCGCTCAGTGCCATAGGCCGCTACTCACCTGCGGCAGACTCATACTGGATCCGGTAGCGAGGGAATGCAAGGTTGACGGCACCTCCGTCCCCCTGAGAAGACGGGAATTCGACATCCTCGAGATCCTGATGCGTCACGACAACCAGGTGTTCAGTAGAGAGAGAATCATATCCGAGGTATGGCAGAAGGAATATGACGGGACCAGCAACGTGGTCGACGTCCACATAAAGTACCTCCGGGACAAACTCAGAGAACACAAGATGGACTCTATCGTCGTAACGGTAAGAGGCGTTGGCTACAAAGTCCAGTGCAGTGAGTGCAGCTAA
- the dut gene encoding dUTP diphosphatase → MEIRIPVVREGEALRLPLPGYETDGSAGMDLIAAEPVVIPQGKCMTVGTGLRIAVPEGFEAQVRPRSGLALNRGLVVPNSPGTIDSDYRGELRVIMMNLGDDPFEVAVGDRIAQLVIAPVARACWEEVVTLESTERGSGGFGSTGISTPSRK, encoded by the coding sequence ATGGAGATACGTATCCCCGTGGTACGGGAAGGGGAAGCCTTAAGGCTTCCCCTTCCCGGCTATGAGACGGATGGTTCCGCCGGTATGGACCTGATAGCGGCGGAACCTGTGGTGATCCCTCAGGGAAAATGCATGACGGTGGGAACCGGACTCAGAATAGCGGTTCCCGAGGGCTTCGAGGCCCAGGTTCGCCCAAGAAGCGGCCTGGCTCTCAATAGAGGTCTGGTGGTTCCGAACTCTCCTGGAACCATAGATTCGGATTACAGGGGGGAGCTCAGGGTAATAATGATGAACCTGGGAGATGATCCCTTCGAGGTGGCAGTAGGCGACAGGATCGCCCAATTGGTGATCGCTCCGGTCGCGAGGGCCTGCTGGGAGGAAGTCGTTACTTTGGAATCCACCGAGAGAGGCTCCGGTGGATTCGGTAGCACCGGCATCTCGACCCCTTCGAGGAAATAG
- a CDS encoding potassium channel family protein, translated as MARETKMYFVVGLGRFGLSLCERLVALEQRVVAVDMDPDKVAEVADTVDYAAELDASDEEALIKVGAKEADVAVVAIGENVEASILTTAILKGLGIDRLVSRAQTALHARVLARVGADRVIFPEKDMGVRLAEQFVNPWLSNFSQIPGNGYIVGELRPLPDMVGKSLIELNFRSSYGASILLLERDDAKMMPGPDSVIREGDKLMLVGDRERLADWVDKLEKINSEREV; from the coding sequence ATGGCCCGGGAGACCAAGATGTATTTCGTCGTAGGACTGGGGCGTTTCGGCCTCTCTCTTTGCGAGAGGTTGGTAGCTCTGGAACAGAGGGTAGTTGCGGTCGACATGGATCCCGACAAAGTGGCGGAGGTCGCCGATACGGTGGACTACGCTGCCGAGCTAGATGCCTCAGACGAGGAGGCTCTTATAAAGGTCGGGGCCAAGGAAGCCGATGTGGCCGTTGTCGCCATAGGGGAGAACGTGGAGGCCAGCATCCTCACCACAGCGATCCTCAAGGGTTTGGGAATAGATAGGCTCGTATCCAGAGCCCAGACCGCCCTTCACGCCAGAGTCCTGGCCAGGGTCGGGGCGGACAGGGTCATCTTTCCCGAAAAGGACATGGGAGTCCGTCTGGCGGAGCAGTTCGTCAACCCCTGGCTGTCGAACTTCTCTCAGATACCGGGCAACGGCTATATAGTGGGAGAGCTTAGGCCCCTTCCTGACATGGTGGGAAAGAGCCTTATAGAGCTAAACTTTAGAAGTTCCTACGGCGCATCCATATTGTTGTTGGAGCGGGATGACGCCAAGATGATGCCTGGTCCGGATTCGGTTATAAGAGAGGGAGATAAACTGATGCTGGTCGGCGACAGGGAACGCCTGGCCGATTGGGTGGATAAACTGGAAAAAATAAATTCGGAAAGGGAGGTCTAG